The Prosthecobacter dejongeii genome contains a region encoding:
- a CDS encoding 5-formyltetrahydrofolate cyclo-ligase, which translates to MSTAPLTKADLRRQVRERLRAMPVEELAVWSEQIVQRLMARRDLWARPGTVSLFGGLRNEPDIITTLLPWLRTHGWQTALFAMEGVELHAYEVTGDHDLERGPLGVWVPVVSQCRPIPPEELTLILVPGLAFSHSDGGRLGRGGGFYDRFLDLPAVNAALVGLCFEAQVLQEIPRESHDACVPTLITEQTERSWPPL; encoded by the coding sequence ATGTCCACCGCCCCTCTCACCAAAGCCGACCTGCGCCGCCAAGTCCGCGAACGCCTGCGCGCCATGCCTGTGGAGGAGCTAGCCGTTTGGTCCGAGCAAATTGTCCAGCGCCTCATGGCGCGGAGAGATCTCTGGGCACGACCTGGCACCGTCAGCCTCTTTGGGGGGCTGCGAAATGAGCCAGATATCATCACCACCCTGCTGCCCTGGCTGCGCACTCACGGCTGGCAGACGGCCCTCTTTGCCATGGAGGGGGTGGAACTGCATGCCTACGAGGTCACGGGTGATCACGATCTGGAACGCGGGCCCCTGGGTGTATGGGTGCCAGTGGTCTCACAGTGCCGCCCCATTCCCCCGGAGGAATTGACACTCATCCTCGTCCCTGGGCTGGCCTTTAGCCACAGCGATGGAGGCCGCCTGGGCCGTGGCGGTGGTTTTTATGATCGTTTCCTGGACCTACCCGCCGTGAACGCTGCCCTCGTGGGCCTGTGTTTCGAGGCCCAAGTCTTGCAGGAAATCCCCCGTGAAAGCCACGATGCCTGCGTGCCCACCCTCATCACCGAGCAAACAGAGAGGTCTTGGCCACCGCTTTAA
- a CDS encoding AbrB/MazE/SpoVT family DNA-binding domain-containing protein: MVLELKLRKIGNSVGLVLPKEALAHLKADEGDSVLITESADGSLRLNASNQNVSRQMKAAQSIMERYRNTLRELAK, encoded by the coding sequence ATGGTTCTGGAACTCAAACTTCGCAAGATTGGCAACTCGGTGGGCCTCGTCCTGCCCAAAGAAGCCCTCGCTCATTTGAAAGCAGACGAAGGAGATTCTGTGTTAATCACGGAATCTGCAGATGGGAGTTTGCGCCTGAATGCTTCCAATCAAAACGTCAGCCGCCAGATGAAAGCAGCGCAGAGCATTATGGAGCGTTACCGCAATACCCTCCGAGAACTGGCCAAATGA
- a CDS encoding ABC transporter permease, whose translation MAKAPTAAAISRPGGWAIVRRNRPAMISLIYLSFVALVAFTLPFLLPESLKATSSGTFLPPLSLGQEHGLLHLCGTDVNGQDLFYRLLTGAQVSLGVGIIGALISLFIGTTYGMVSGFFGGRVDALMMRTVDMLYAVPRILFIMIFIAAFDGVFKDWLDGTRLWAQEQQWGKLEEAARYLIPYSKILVMILSLGLVEWLTMARIIRGQVLVLREMTFVTASRAMGQGGWTILRKHLLPNLSTLILTYLTLTIPAVILDESFLSFLGLGIEDPAASWGSLLKDGAQVINPLESKWWLLAFPALLMSLSLLALNFLGDGLRDAFDPKSAE comes from the coding sequence ATGGCTAAAGCTCCCACCGCAGCCGCTATCAGCCGCCCAGGAGGCTGGGCCATTGTCCGGCGGAATCGCCCGGCGATGATCTCGCTCATCTACCTCAGCTTTGTGGCCCTGGTGGCCTTCACGCTACCGTTTCTACTGCCGGAAAGTCTGAAGGCAACTAGCAGCGGTACTTTTTTGCCACCTTTGTCGTTAGGTCAAGAGCACGGCCTGCTGCACCTGTGCGGCACGGATGTGAATGGCCAGGACCTGTTTTATCGCCTTCTCACGGGGGCCCAGGTATCGCTGGGGGTGGGCATCATCGGCGCTCTCATTTCCCTCTTCATTGGCACCACCTATGGCATGGTCAGTGGCTTCTTTGGTGGGCGTGTGGATGCCCTCATGATGCGCACAGTGGATATGCTGTATGCGGTGCCGCGCATCCTTTTCATCATGATCTTCATCGCCGCTTTTGATGGGGTTTTTAAAGATTGGTTGGACGGCACCCGGCTGTGGGCGCAGGAGCAGCAGTGGGGGAAGCTGGAGGAGGCCGCACGTTACCTCATTCCGTATTCAAAGATCTTGGTGATGATCCTTTCGCTAGGCCTGGTGGAATGGCTGACCATGGCGCGCATCATTCGGGGGCAGGTCTTGGTGCTGAGAGAGATGACCTTCGTCACTGCCTCCCGTGCGATGGGCCAGGGGGGCTGGACCATCCTGCGTAAGCACTTGCTGCCGAATTTGAGCACCCTTATTTTGACGTATCTCACGCTGACAATCCCCGCCGTCATCCTGGATGAGTCCTTCCTGAGTTTCCTCGGTCTGGGCATCGAAGACCCCGCTGCGAGCTGGGGCTCTCTGCTGAAGGATGGAGCGCAGGTAATCAATCCGCTCGAGAGCAAATGGTGGCTACTCGCCTTCCCGGCGCTGCTCATGTCGCTGAGTCTTTTGGCGCTGAATTTCCTGGGTGATGGGCTTCGGGATGCCTTTGATCCCAAGTCTGCGGAGTGA
- the trpB gene encoding tryptophan synthase subunit beta: MTAAPAASLPAMPDKHGHFGRYGGMFVPETLMSALNELSEEYERAKADPLFQTELNRLLHEYVGRPTPLYFAERWTEKLGGARIYLKREDLLHTGAHKINNALGQALLALRLGKQRIIAETGAGQHGVATATVCARFGLDCTIYMGKVDMERQALNVARMRFLGAKVVAVTAGQATLKEAVNEAMRDWVTNVRTTHYILGSALGSHPFPMMVRDFHRVIGVEARQQILERENRLPDLLVACVGGGSNSIGLFHPFLNDANVRMIGVEAGGDGIVPERHAARFQGGRLGVLQGTKTWLLANDDGQIELTHSVSAGLDYAAIGPEHAWLHDEGRVEYNYATDTEALEAFQELSRVEGIIPALESSHAIAEVQKVAPKMSKDQVIIVNLSGRGDKDVAQAARMIFQEELKF; the protein is encoded by the coding sequence ATGACTGCTGCCCCTGCTGCTTCTCTCCCCGCAATGCCTGACAAACACGGCCACTTTGGCCGCTATGGAGGCATGTTTGTGCCGGAGACGCTGATGTCTGCTCTCAATGAACTCTCCGAAGAGTATGAGCGTGCTAAGGCTGACCCACTTTTCCAAACCGAGCTGAACCGTCTCCTGCACGAGTACGTCGGCCGCCCCACCCCCCTTTATTTTGCGGAGCGCTGGACAGAGAAACTGGGCGGTGCACGCATCTACCTGAAGCGTGAAGACCTCCTGCACACGGGCGCACACAAGATCAATAACGCTCTCGGCCAGGCCCTCCTGGCTCTGCGTTTGGGCAAACAGCGCATCATCGCTGAAACGGGCGCGGGTCAGCACGGCGTGGCCACCGCCACCGTCTGCGCCCGCTTCGGTCTGGACTGCACCATCTACATGGGCAAGGTGGACATGGAACGCCAGGCTCTGAATGTGGCACGCATGCGCTTCCTCGGGGCCAAAGTTGTGGCCGTCACCGCGGGTCAGGCCACCCTGAAAGAGGCCGTCAATGAGGCCATGCGTGACTGGGTGACCAATGTCCGCACCACCCACTACATCCTGGGCAGCGCTCTGGGCTCTCACCCTTTCCCCATGATGGTACGGGACTTTCACCGCGTCATCGGGGTGGAAGCCCGCCAGCAGATCCTGGAGCGTGAAAATCGCCTGCCAGATCTCCTCGTGGCCTGTGTAGGCGGTGGCAGCAACTCCATCGGCCTTTTCCATCCCTTCCTCAATGACGCCAATGTGCGCATGATCGGCGTGGAAGCTGGTGGCGACGGCATCGTGCCCGAGCGCCACGCTGCCCGTTTTCAAGGCGGTCGCCTGGGTGTCTTGCAGGGCACGAAGACCTGGCTGCTAGCCAACGATGACGGCCAGATCGAGCTCACGCACAGCGTCAGCGCCGGTCTGGACTACGCTGCCATAGGGCCTGAGCACGCCTGGTTGCATGACGAAGGTCGCGTGGAGTACAACTACGCTACGGACACCGAGGCCCTGGAAGCCTTCCAGGAACTCAGCCGCGTGGAGGGCATCATCCCCGCTTTGGAAAGCAGCCACGCCATCGCCGAAGTCCAGAAAGTCGCGCCCAAAATGAGCAAGGATCAGGTCATCATCGTCAACCTTTCCGGTCGCGGTGACAAAGACGTGGCCCAAGCCGCCCGCATGATCTTCCAGGAAGAGCTGAAGTTCTAA
- a CDS encoding ABC transporter permease, with protein MVAFLFRRLLSSLLVLFFAVSLTFLLTRSLPGGPFDREKTSSAQVKEALEKQYKLDGSLWQQYTAYLRDLARLDLRVSFKYRDWSVAEILAQKMPTSIKLGGVAFVIASVLGVFIGSLAAMRRDTAVDWTAMFGAIVAISIPSFITGPFLVAVFALWLGWLPVGGWGSVQHLILPACCLAAPYVAYVARLMRNSLLDVLKSDFLRTARAKGLTESQALARHAMKVAILPVVTYLGPLAAHLLTGSMIVESVFNISGAGSIFVNAIQNRDAFLLCGAVVIYCTLLIVFNLIVDLLYSVLDKRIQLHG; from the coding sequence ATGGTCGCCTTTCTCTTCCGCCGTCTTTTGAGCAGCCTCCTGGTGCTGTTCTTTGCGGTGTCACTCACTTTTCTTCTGACACGCTCGCTGCCGGGCGGGCCGTTTGATCGTGAAAAGACCAGCTCGGCCCAGGTAAAGGAAGCGCTGGAAAAACAGTACAAACTGGATGGCAGCCTGTGGCAGCAATACACCGCTTATTTGCGAGATCTGGCCCGGCTGGACTTGCGCGTGTCCTTCAAATACCGTGACTGGAGCGTGGCGGAGATCCTGGCACAGAAGATGCCCACGTCCATCAAGCTGGGCGGGGTGGCCTTTGTCATCGCCAGTGTGCTGGGTGTCTTCATCGGCAGTCTCGCGGCCATGCGGCGGGACACGGCGGTGGACTGGACGGCCATGTTTGGGGCCATCGTGGCCATTTCCATCCCCTCTTTCATCACCGGGCCGTTTTTGGTCGCGGTGTTTGCTCTTTGGTTAGGCTGGTTGCCGGTCGGCGGCTGGGGCAGTGTGCAGCACCTCATCCTGCCAGCCTGCTGTCTGGCGGCGCCGTATGTGGCCTATGTGGCGCGGCTCATGCGCAACAGCCTCCTGGATGTTTTGAAAAGTGACTTTCTGCGCACGGCACGGGCGAAGGGGCTGACGGAATCTCAGGCCCTGGCACGCCATGCCATGAAGGTGGCCATCCTGCCGGTGGTCACCTATCTCGGCCCGCTGGCGGCTCATCTGCTCACAGGTTCGATGATTGTGGAGAGTGTGTTTAACATCTCCGGTGCGGGCAGCATCTTTGTGAATGCCATCCAGAATCGCGATGCCTTCCTCCTTTGCGGTGCGGTGGTGATCTACTGCACATTGCTCATTGTCTTTAACCTCATCGTGGACCTGCTTTACAGCGTCCTGGATAAACGCATCCAGCTCCATGGCTAA
- a CDS encoding type II toxin-antitoxin system death-on-curing family toxin, protein MNEPEWIEKETVLGLHEQSLHDHGGSPGIRDEGLLDSALGKPINVFAYGHPTLFDLAASYVYGLVKNHLFLDGNKRTGFITGILMLELNGYHFTAGEADAAVRTLALAAGEMTEAAYAAWLESNSAPA, encoded by the coding sequence ATGAACGAGCCCGAGTGGATTGAAAAAGAAACAGTTTTAGGACTGCATGAACAGTCACTGCATGATCATGGCGGCTCTCCAGGCATCCGCGACGAGGGATTGTTAGACTCTGCTTTGGGTAAACCGATAAATGTCTTCGCGTATGGTCACCCCACCTTGTTTGATCTGGCAGCTAGCTATGTGTATGGCCTCGTCAAAAACCACCTTTTCCTGGATGGCAATAAACGCACCGGATTCATCACTGGCATCTTGATGCTCGAACTCAATGGCTATCACTTCACGGCGGGGGAAGCTGATGCGGCAGTTCGCACCTTGGCTCTGGCTGCAGGCGAAATGACGGAGGCTGCCTATGCGGCGTGGCTGGAGTCGAATTCCGCACCCGCTTGA